Proteins co-encoded in one Kribbella solani genomic window:
- a CDS encoding DUF6886 family protein — translation MRPAVGEVLHFSEDPTIELFRPRLAKPDHTTAYVWAVAHDRAPDYWFPRQCPRAMAWVGPSTTSEDRDRIIGADSGTRVHAVEYAWLDAIRSVELYAYRLPAHPFTQHDAAMVTTTVVRPLGPAERVDDLFALHDEAGIQLRVLPRLHDFWAEAVASTLEWSGIRLRNARP, via the coding sequence ATGCGGCCGGCGGTGGGCGAAGTACTCCACTTCTCCGAAGACCCCACGATCGAGCTCTTCCGACCACGTCTCGCCAAACCGGACCACACCACCGCGTACGTCTGGGCAGTCGCCCACGACCGCGCCCCTGACTACTGGTTCCCGAGGCAGTGCCCCCGCGCGATGGCGTGGGTTGGCCCTTCGACCACCTCCGAAGACCGCGACCGAATCATCGGCGCCGACTCCGGCACCCGCGTACACGCCGTCGAGTACGCCTGGCTGGACGCGATCCGCTCGGTCGAGCTGTACGCCTACCGACTGCCCGCGCACCCCTTCACCCAGCATGACGCCGCGATGGTCACCACCACCGTCGTACGCCCCCTGGGCCCGGCCGAACGTGTCGACGACTTGTTCGCCTTGCATGACGAGGCTGGTATCCAGCTGCGGGTGCTGCCACGGCTGCACGACTTCTGGGCCGAGGCGGTCGCCAGCACGCTTGAGTGGAGCGGGATTCGGCTGCGGAACGCTCGGCCGTGA